A stretch of Acidovorax sp. RAC01 DNA encodes these proteins:
- a CDS encoding Tn3-like element IS1071 family transposase, which produces MQGWHTTFLGMRGLPRDISDFEMKAFFTFDGAERDAINARRGDSHKLGLALHIGFLRMSGRLLGAFRVIPVALWRHLGNELGIAAPEVASLRAMYERGRTLFDHQQVACTVLGFQWMSEHQRRSLVRELRDEVARCADRDQLLVRARQWLYKNKLVIVHERAIRTLIAAALAQLEVETGTAIAASVDPATLDRWRASVSELRPDGQTQQSWLWAAPAKHSTRQISEVLERIDLLYTLDVHKHLADIPDLILRRYARRLVSRPPSAGAKIKEPARTVEVACFLRYCLFTTTDQLILMVQRRIADLWRQAAADVPATVNWAAMYKTLLGELVALSAQGAVPDAELRARLEALITETQKRKPPSRASLVREGLIDGIRPVRSLLVAIAKLPWQATGEHPAIEYLAKLQALYLKGSRKLPVEVVAPSLGMIWQVSISSPDRERAFQALEVATLFALRRAVRNGSVWIEHSLSFRGRARLFFTDERWQAESKKHYARLSLPSKAATFLKPLLARVTAGVDAVAAAARSGVLRVDDELHLSPLPAEDEDPEVTKLRAALDHRIGEVQLPEVILAVDAQVRFSWIMLGREPRSTDELLMVYAGIMAHGTSLTAVECARMIPQLSATSIRQAMRWARDERRLSQACQAVLEFMQRHPIAATWGRSDLASSDMMSMETTKRVWQARLDPRRNTPSIGIYSHVKDRWGIFHAQPFVLNERQAGVAIEGVIRQEKLETSQLAVDTHGYTDFAMSHARLLGFDLCPRLKELKQRHLFVPRGTKVPAEIAAVCEANVDVALIEKHWDSLVHLAASVMSGHASAVAALARFGSAAQGDPIYEAGVQLGRLLRTAFLADYFVKDAFRNELRRVLNRGEAVNALKRAIYTGRISPAQAKRVDEMQAVADALSLMANIVMAWNTSQMQAVLDRWSNRRQVIPPELIGKIAPTRLESINLRGVFRFPVDRYADQILPSRPNASITGTNG; this is translated from the coding sequence TTTGGGGATGCGTGGGCTCCCCCGCGATATCAGCGACTTCGAGATGAAGGCATTTTTCACCTTCGATGGTGCCGAGCGCGACGCAATCAATGCACGCCGAGGTGATTCCCACAAGCTTGGTCTGGCGCTCCATATTGGTTTCCTGCGCATGAGTGGGCGTTTGCTCGGTGCCTTTCGGGTAATTCCAGTAGCCTTGTGGCGCCACCTTGGCAACGAGCTTGGCATTGCAGCACCAGAAGTCGCCTCGCTGAGAGCCATGTATGAACGCGGGCGCACGCTATTCGATCACCAACAAGTAGCCTGCACGGTCCTTGGATTCCAGTGGATGAGCGAGCACCAGCGCCGCTCACTGGTACGTGAACTGCGCGACGAAGTGGCGCGCTGCGCCGACCGCGATCAGCTACTCGTGCGGGCGCGTCAATGGCTGTACAAGAACAAGCTGGTGATCGTGCACGAGCGGGCAATTCGGACACTGATTGCGGCGGCACTTGCCCAGCTTGAAGTTGAAACAGGCACCGCCATCGCCGCCAGCGTTGATCCAGCAACACTTGATCGCTGGCGAGCCTCAGTTTCAGAGCTGCGCCCAGATGGACAAACCCAGCAGAGTTGGCTATGGGCTGCACCGGCGAAACACTCAACCCGCCAAATCAGCGAGGTACTGGAGCGCATCGACCTGCTTTACACGCTGGACGTTCATAAGCACCTGGCAGACATCCCCGATCTCATCTTGCGCCGCTACGCGCGCCGACTTGTCTCCAGGCCGCCCTCAGCCGGAGCCAAGATCAAAGAGCCAGCGCGCACCGTGGAGGTCGCATGCTTTCTTCGGTATTGCCTGTTCACCACCACAGACCAGTTGATCCTTATGGTGCAGCGCCGGATCGCCGATCTGTGGCGTCAGGCTGCCGCCGATGTCCCCGCTACCGTCAATTGGGCCGCAATGTACAAAACGCTGCTCGGCGAACTTGTTGCCTTGAGCGCGCAAGGTGCGGTGCCAGATGCTGAGTTGCGTGCCCGTCTTGAAGCCTTGATCACCGAAACCCAGAAACGCAAACCACCGAGCAGGGCCTCCCTGGTCCGCGAGGGATTGATTGATGGAATTCGCCCCGTGCGGTCGTTGCTCGTCGCCATTGCAAAGCTGCCCTGGCAGGCCACCGGCGAGCATCCTGCCATCGAGTACCTTGCCAAGCTGCAAGCTTTATATCTCAAAGGATCCAGAAAGCTGCCAGTTGAAGTGGTGGCACCAAGTCTGGGAATGATCTGGCAGGTTTCGATCTCCAGCCCAGACCGGGAACGGGCGTTTCAGGCGTTGGAGGTGGCCACCCTGTTTGCCCTGCGCCGCGCGGTGCGCAATGGCTCGGTCTGGATTGAGCACAGCCTGAGCTTTCGGGGTCGTGCGCGCTTGTTCTTCACGGACGAGCGTTGGCAGGCAGAGTCCAAGAAACACTATGCCCGTCTATCGTTACCCAGCAAGGCTGCCACTTTCTTGAAGCCTTTGCTGGCCAGAGTAACTGCCGGTGTCGATGCGGTGGCCGCTGCAGCCCGCAGTGGCGTACTGCGCGTGGATGATGAACTCCATTTGTCGCCATTGCCCGCAGAGGACGAAGACCCAGAAGTGACCAAGCTGCGCGCGGCTTTGGATCACCGCATCGGTGAGGTTCAATTGCCGGAAGTGATTCTGGCCGTTGACGCCCAGGTGCGCTTTAGCTGGATCATGCTCGGACGTGAGCCGCGCTCTACCGACGAGCTGCTGATGGTCTATGCCGGCATCATGGCCCACGGCACCAGTCTGACTGCGGTCGAATGCGCGCGCATGATTCCGCAATTGTCTGCCACCAGCATTCGCCAGGCCATGCGCTGGGCGCGGGACGAACGGCGTCTGAGCCAGGCCTGCCAGGCTGTGCTGGAATTCATGCAGCGACACCCGATTGCCGCCACCTGGGGGCGGTCCGATTTGGCATCTTCTGACATGATGAGCATGGAGACCACCAAACGGGTGTGGCAAGCCCGGCTTGATCCTCGGCGCAACACACCTTCCATTGGAATCTACTCCCATGTAAAAGACCGGTGGGGCATCTTCCATGCGCAGCCCTTTGTGCTCAATGAGCGCCAGGCGGGCGTGGCCATTGAAGGTGTCATCCGCCAAGAAAAGCTGGAGACCAGCCAGCTTGCTGTGGATACCCATGGCTACACCGACTTTGCCATGTCACATGCCCGTTTGCTTGGTTTTGATCTTTGCCCGCGGTTGAAGGAACTCAAACAGCGCCACCTCTTTGTGCCACGCGGCACCAAAGTGCCCGCAGAAATCGCTGCGGTGTGCGAAGCCAATGTCGACGTCGCTTTGATCGAAAAGCATTGGGATAGTCTGGTGCACCTGGCAGCCTCGGTCATGAGCGGACATGCCAGTGCGGTGGCAGCTCTTGCGCGGTTCGGTTCTGCCGCCCAGGGCGATCCAATCTATGAGGCTGGCGTGCAATTGGGGCGGTTGCTGCGTACGGCGTTTTTGGCTGACTACTTTGTCAAGGACGCTTTCAGGAACGAGTTGCGCCGGGTGCTCAATCGGGGCGAGGCTGTTAACGCCCTCAAGCGCGCCATTTATACCGGCCGGATCAGCCCGGCGCAGGCCAAACGTGTCGATGAAATGCAGGCTGTGGCCGATGCGTTGAGCCTGATGGCCAACATCGTGATGGCGTGGAATACCTCACAGATGCAGGCGGTCCTGGATCGCTGGTCGAACCGCCGCCAGGTCATTCCACCGGAACTGATCGGGAAGATTGCGCCCACCAGGCTGGAGAGCATCAACTTGCGGGGTGTGTTTCGCTTCCCGGTTGACCGCTATGCTGACCAAATCCTGCCTTCGCGGCCAAATGCATCGATAACTGGCACCAATGGATGA
- a CDS encoding PaaI family thioesterase, whose amino-acid sequence MTQQNTLEHWLAQERDIVATLNAGPGPGVATRDQIAHLNGLQQMQAMLRGELPYAAIAKTLDFLIVEVGEGLAVFQGTPRAEHLNPMGTVHGGWFATLLDSALGCAVHTRMEPGRGYTTAELGINLVKAITPKVQRVRAEGRVIHSGRQLATAEARLVGPDGTLYAHATTTCLVFDLPAQSKA is encoded by the coding sequence ATGACCCAGCAAAACACCCTCGAGCATTGGCTCGCACAAGAACGCGACATCGTTGCCACCCTCAACGCCGGCCCCGGACCGGGCGTGGCCACGCGCGATCAGATTGCGCACCTCAATGGCCTGCAGCAAATGCAGGCCATGCTGCGCGGCGAGCTGCCCTACGCCGCCATTGCCAAGACGCTGGACTTTCTGATCGTGGAGGTGGGGGAAGGGCTTGCCGTGTTCCAGGGCACACCCCGGGCCGAACACCTGAACCCCATGGGCACCGTGCACGGCGGCTGGTTTGCCACGCTGCTCGATTCGGCCCTGGGCTGCGCGGTGCACACCCGCATGGAGCCGGGCCGCGGCTACACCACGGCCGAACTCGGCATCAACCTGGTCAAGGCCATCACGCCCAAGGTACAGCGCGTGCGGGCCGAGGGCCGCGTGATCCACTCGGGCCGCCAGCTGGCCACGGCCGAGGCGCGGTTGGTGGGCCCCGACGGCACGCTGTATGCCCACGCCACCACCACCTGCCTGGTTTTCGACTTGCCGGCACAATCGAAGGCATGA
- the gloA gene encoding lactoylglutathione lyase, whose product MRFLHTMLRVGNLQRSIDFYTNVLGMQLLRQSENPEYKYSLAFLGFDGGNPGQAEIELTYNWGTESYDMGTAYGHIALGVPDAYAACEKIKAAGGNVTREPGPVKGGTTVIAFVTDPDGYKIELIQRAEGTGGAGLR is encoded by the coding sequence ATGAGATTTCTTCACACCATGCTGCGCGTTGGCAACCTTCAACGCTCCATCGACTTCTATACCAACGTGCTGGGCATGCAGCTGCTGCGCCAGTCTGAAAACCCCGAGTACAAGTATTCGCTGGCCTTTTTGGGCTTTGATGGCGGCAACCCCGGCCAGGCCGAGATCGAGCTGACGTACAACTGGGGCACCGAAAGCTACGACATGGGTACCGCCTACGGCCACATTGCCCTGGGCGTGCCCGATGCCTACGCCGCCTGCGAAAAGATCAAGGCCGCCGGTGGCAACGTGACGCGCGAACCTGGCCCGGTGAAGGGCGGCACCACTGTGATCGCGTTCGTGACCGACCCCGACGGCTACAAGATCGAGCTGATTCAGCGCGCCGAGGGCACAGGCGGCGCGGGCCTGCGCTGA
- a CDS encoding OmpA family protein, whose product MSSSDDDSQQRFALGFLFALIALIVSAVVGTVVVKQVGGAGKPVAASAAATPVADPAAAAPVAAADEASVRVENGVVKFYFASAKADLAAGANEALADVVKGVVEGKKAVVSGFHDATGDAALNAELAKQRAFAVRDALKALGVAEDKIELKKPEETTATGTNAEARRVEVALAQ is encoded by the coding sequence ATGTCCAGTTCTGACGACGATAGCCAACAACGTTTTGCCCTCGGTTTCCTGTTCGCGCTGATTGCGCTGATCGTCTCGGCCGTGGTGGGCACGGTAGTGGTCAAGCAGGTGGGCGGCGCTGGCAAGCCTGTGGCCGCATCGGCCGCTGCTACACCCGTGGCAGACCCTGCCGCCGCTGCGCCCGTAGCAGCCGCCGACGAAGCCAGCGTGCGTGTGGAAAACGGCGTGGTGAAGTTCTACTTTGCATCGGCCAAGGCCGACCTGGCTGCTGGCGCCAACGAAGCGCTGGCCGACGTGGTCAAAGGCGTGGTCGAAGGCAAGAAGGCTGTGGTGTCGGGCTTTCACGATGCCACGGGCGACGCAGCACTGAACGCCGAACTGGCCAAGCAGCGCGCCTTTGCCGTGCGCGATGCGCTCAAGGCGCTGGGCGTGGCCGAAGACAAGATCGAGCTCAAGAAGCCCGAAGAAACCACCGCCACCGGCACCAACGCTGAAGCCCGCCGCGTGGAAGTGGCCCTGGCGCAATAA
- a CDS encoding gamma-glutamylcyclotransferase, whose translation MTNLPAPLRDPAPMLERALDEWGGQQDLWIFGYGSLIWKPDFDYAERRPAKVHGWHRALKMWSRINRGTPECPGLVFGMLSGGSCRGMVFRVEQAHARQVMVNLWQREMITAVYDPRWLPCHTPHGPVSALAFTLSRHSPNHTGELPDHEYRRIFAQACGRYGTTHDYAQATFDELLRHGIHDRALARLLALAQKEA comes from the coding sequence ATGACGAATTTGCCCGCGCCCCTGCGAGACCCGGCCCCCATGCTGGAGCGCGCCCTGGACGAATGGGGCGGCCAGCAGGACCTGTGGATCTTTGGTTACGGCTCGCTCATCTGGAAGCCCGACTTTGACTACGCCGAACGCCGCCCGGCCAAGGTGCACGGCTGGCACCGGGCGCTCAAGATGTGGAGCCGCATCAACCGTGGCACGCCCGAATGCCCGGGGCTGGTGTTCGGCATGCTCTCGGGCGGCAGCTGCCGGGGCATGGTGTTCCGGGTAGAGCAGGCCCACGCCCGGCAGGTCATGGTCAACCTGTGGCAGCGCGAAATGATCACCGCCGTGTACGACCCGCGCTGGCTCCCCTGCCACACGCCGCACGGCCCCGTGAGCGCGCTCGCGTTCACCCTGTCGCGCCACAGCCCCAACCACACCGGCGAGCTGCCCGACCACGAGTACCGCCGCATCTTTGCCCAGGCCTGCGGCCGCTACGGCACCACGCACGACTACGCGCAGGCGACATTCGACGAACTTCTGCGCCACGGCATCCACGACCGGGCCCTGGCCCGGCTGCTCGCACTGGCGCAAAAAGAGGCATAG
- a CDS encoding superoxide dismutase family protein, with protein MKQKHLGIALSALAAIALAGCAGHSAPGPSATAKLEPTRGNTTAGTVSFVQSGDLVKVSGTITGLKPGAEHGFHVHEKGDCSSGDGMSTGGHFNPGGKPHGNHGMGEHHAGDLPSLKADASGKASFSFESRTIRVGSADNNIVGKGLIVHRDPDDYKTQPTGNAGPRLACAVIAAR; from the coding sequence ATGAAGCAAAAGCACCTCGGAATTGCACTGTCAGCCCTTGCAGCCATCGCCCTGGCGGGCTGCGCCGGGCATTCCGCACCGGGCCCCAGCGCCACCGCAAAACTCGAACCCACCCGCGGCAACACCACCGCCGGCACCGTCAGCTTTGTGCAGTCGGGCGACTTGGTCAAAGTGTCGGGCACCATCACCGGCCTCAAGCCCGGTGCCGAGCACGGCTTTCATGTGCATGAAAAAGGCGACTGCAGCAGCGGCGACGGCATGAGCACCGGCGGGCACTTCAACCCCGGCGGCAAGCCCCACGGCAACCACGGCATGGGCGAACACCACGCCGGCGACCTGCCCAGCCTGAAGGCCGACGCCAGCGGTAAAGCGAGCTTCAGCTTCGAGTCGCGCACCATCCGCGTGGGCAGCGCCGACAACAACATCGTGGGCAAGGGTCTCATCGTGCACCGCGACCCTGATGACTACAAAACCCAGCCCACTGGCAACGCCGGGCCCCGTCTGGCCTGCGCAGTGATTGCGGCCAGGTAA